The Carassius carassius chromosome 34, fCarCar2.1, whole genome shotgun sequence genome has a segment encoding these proteins:
- the LOC132115299 gene encoding uncharacterized protein LOC132115299 — protein MYSSWCSARVVLLCALFKCAFSLRESLRVRQESRSAGLKERRLPELRLSTLLSQDVCVRVRLSVQTLLTNQTLLMESRDSETGSSDTLFMWIHSNTVTWNSSSGEELRTSRIQTRELTSHQTFWTVRYDCFLAQPGSTVSVSVHTHSHLLISADHVVEHTDPVPKASVTVDEHAKLFTVRLETDQRVRMSLCYKPSHAECEITHLLEVSLRFHLYFSKLQSKRETHSH, from the exons ATGTACAGCTCGTGGTGTAGCGCGCGCGTCGTGTTGCTGTGTGCGCTGTTTAAATGCGCGTTCTCTCTGCGCGAGAGTCTCAGAGTCAGACAG GAAAGCAGAAGTGCTG GACTGAAGGAGCGCCGTCTGCCCGAGCTCAGACTCTCCACGCTGCTCTCGCAGGACGTGTGTGTCCGTGTGCGGCTCTCCGTCCAGACTCTGT TGACAAACCAGACGCTGCTGATGGAGTCCAGAGACTCTGAGACTGGTTCCTCTGACACGCTGTTCATGTGGATCCACAGCAACACTGTTACG TGGAACAGCAGCAGTGGAGAAGAGCTTCGCACATCTAGAATCCAGACGCGTGAGCTGACATCCCATCAGACCTTT TGGACGGTGAGGTATGACTGTTTCCTGGCCCAGCCTGGATCCACCGTCAGCGTGTCTGTTCACACTCACAGTCATCTGCTCATCAGTGCAGATCACGTCGTAGAGCACACAG ATCCAGTGCCCAAAGCCAGTGTCACGGTGGATGAGCACGCTAAACTCTTCACTGTACGACTGGAAACCGACCAGAGAGTGAGGATGAGCCTGTGCTATAAACCTTCACATGCCGAATGCGAAATAACCCATTTACTTGAGGTGAGTCTAAgatttcatctttatttttccAAACTTCAAAGTAAAAGAGAAACTCATTCTCATTGA